One window of Felis catus isolate Fca126 chromosome D4, F.catus_Fca126_mat1.0, whole genome shotgun sequence genomic DNA carries:
- the LOC109493969 gene encoding mitochondrial import inner membrane translocase subunit TIM14-like, whose translation MASAVAAVGLTVAGAGFAGRYVLQAMKHNMEPQVKQVFQSLPNSAFSDGYYRGGFESKITKQAAALILGVSPTANKGKIRDARQQIMLLNHPDKEGSPYRAAKINEAKDLLEG comes from the coding sequence ATGGCCAGTGCAGTGGCAGCAGTCGGACTGACTGTTGCTGGTGCAGGATTTGCAGGCCGTTATGTTTTGCAAGCCATGAAACACAATATGGAACCTCAAGTAAAACAAGTTTTTCAAAGTCTACCAAATTCTGCCTTCAGTGATGGCTATTACAGAGGTGGGTTTGaatccaaaataacaaaacaagcaGCAGCATTAATACTAGGCGTAAGCCCTACTgccaataaaggaaaaataagagatgcTCGTCAACAAATTATGCTTTTAAATCACCCAGACAAGGAAGGATCTCCTTATAGAGCAGCCAAAATCAATGAAGCTAAAGATTTACTAGAAGGTTGA
- the PPP6C gene encoding serine/threonine-protein phosphatase 6 catalytic subunit translates to MAPLDLDKYVEIARLCKYLPENDLKRLCDYVCDLLLEESNVQPVSTPVTVCGDIHGQFYDLCELFRTGGQVPDTNYIFMGDFVDRGYYSLETFTYLLALKAKWPDRITLLRGNHESRQITQVYGFYDECQTKYGNANAWRYCTKVFDMLTVAALIDEQILCVHGGLSPDIKTLDQIRTIERNQEIPHKGAFCDLVWSDPEDVDTWAISPRGAGWLFGAKVTNEFVHINNLKLICRAHQLVHEGYKFMFDEKLVTVWSAPNYCYRCGNIASIMVFKDVNTREPKLFRAVPDSERVIPPRTTTPYFL, encoded by the exons CGGCTATGTGACTATGTTTGTGACCTCCTCTTAGAAGAGTCAAATGTCCAGCCAGTATCAACACCAGTAACAGTGTGTGGAGACATACACGGACAG ttttatgacCTTTGTGAGCTATTCAGAACTGGAGGTCAGGTTCCTGACACAAACTACATATTTATG GGTGATTTTGTAGACAGAGGCTACTATAGTTTGGAGACCTTCACTTACCTTCTTGCACTAAAGGCTAAGTGGCCTGATCGTATTACACTTTTGCGAGGAAATCATGAGAGTAGACAGATAACACAGGTGTATGGATTTTATG ATGAGTGCCAAACCAAATATGGAAATGCTAATGCCTGGAGATATTGTACCAAAGTTTTCGACATGCTCACAGTAGCAGCT TTAATAGATGAGCAGATTTTGTGTGTTCATGGTGGTTTATCTCCTGATATCAAAACACTGGATCAAATTCGAACCATTGAACGGAATCAGGAAATTCCTCATAAAGGAGCATTTTGTGATCTGGTTTGGTCAGATCCTGAAGATGTGGATACTTGGGCAATCAGTCCCCGAGGAGCAGGTTGGCTTTTTGGCGCAAAGGTCACAAATGAG TTTGTCCATATCAACAACTTAAAACTCATCTGCAGAGCACACCAACTAGTGCACGAAGGCTATAAATTTATGTTTGATGAGAAGCTGGTAACAGTATGGTCAGCTCCTAATTACTGCTATCGTTGTGGAAATATTGCTTCGATCATGGTCTTCAAAGATGTAAATACAAGAGAACCAAAGTTATTCCGGGCAGTTCCAGATTCAGAACGTGTTATTCCTCCCAGAACGACGACGCCGTATTTCCTTTGA